AGATCAGCGCCGCGCCGGTATAGCCCAGCCCCGCGCTGTCGGCGGTCCAGTCGCCCAGCGCGGTGCCGAGCGTTTGCGAGAACATGATCGTCAGCCAGTAGAACCCCTCGGCCTTGGGCGTGTGCACCGAGCCGACATCGATGGACCCCAGGGATCTGTACCAGGCAAAAAGGGAGGCGACCAGCAACGCGACCAGCATGATCGTGCCGCCCGGATAGCCGATGCCCAGGGAACGATCGACGAAATCCGCCAGCGTCGTGCCGACCGTGGTCGACGCAATGATGGTGACCCAGTACACGAAGGGGTGGAACTTTTTGGCGGAGATCTGCATCAACACCGCCGCCACAAAAATGCCCATGAAGATCGCGGTACTCACCAGGTAGCCGAGGTTCATCGACATCGACACCGCGTCGCCGCCGGTTTCGCCCAGGGTGGTGGCGAGGATCTTGATCAGCCAGAAGCCAAACGTCACCTCAGGCACTTTGCTGAGCGAATCTCTGACGGCAGTGTTCATGATTACCTCATGCTGACTGCGATGATGTTACTCGCAACGCTCACCCGACCGCTCCAAACAGCGAGCCGACCGCGGTGGTCAGGCCCATCGCCAGCGCGCCCCAGAAGGCGACGCGCAACACCGATGGCAGCGCCGGTGCCCCGCCCGCCCGTGCAGCGACCAGGCCCAAACCGGCCAGAAAAACCAGCGAGCAGCCGGCGACACCCCACATCAGCGCGGTCTCCGGTATCAGCAGCGCGGCCAGCAATGGCAACGCCGCGCCGGCGGCAAAGGTCGCCGCCGAGGCGAACGCGGCCTGGACCGGTTTGGCGGTGAGCGTCTCGGAGATGCCCAGCTCGTCGCGGGCGTGTGCGCCCAGCGCGTCGTGCGCCATCAGCTGGGTGGCCACACTGGTCGCCAGCGGCCGGTCCAGTCCGCGCTTGATGTAGATCGAGACCAGCTCCTCATGTTCCTGGCCGATGTTGGCGGCCAGTTCCTTGCTCTCGCGCGCAAGGTCTGCCCGCTCGGTGTCGGCCTGCGAACTGACCGAGACATACTCGCCCGCCGCCATCGACATCGCGCCGGATACCAGTCCGGCGACACCCGCGACGAGGATGGCCTTGGTGCCTGCACCCGCCGCCGCCACGCCCAGCACCAGGCTGGCCGTCGAGACGATGCCGTCGTTGGCCCCCAGTACGGCGGCGCGCAGCCACCCGGTCCGATGCGTTCTGTGGCGTTCACTGTGTCGCATGGATCCCTCTCCTTCTATCGAAATGCTGTTGAGACACTAGAGATGGTCGTGGCCGGCAACCGCACGCAGGACCGCCTTGCGCGCGATCCTCGAGATGATCACGATCGCAATGACGCCCACCACCAGTCCACCGGCCAGGACCAGATCCTGCCCCTGCCGGAATCGCGAACCGGCCTGGGTCGCCTCCACCAGGTGCTCGCCCGCGTGGCCCAGGTACACCTCCAGACCGACATGCGGCAGCAGTCCGAGGCAAGCGAGCATGAACGCGGAAAAGCGCACGCCGGTGGCGCCCAATACGTAACTGATGGAGGCGGGATTGATCGGGGTCAGCCGCACCAGAAACTGCAGCCACAATTGATCCTTCATCACTGCCCGCTGGATCGACAGGAACGACGGCCGGCGGTCGACGGCGCGCTGGACCCGCTGGCGGAACAACCAACGCGAGAGCGCATACTGAAACGCTGCGGCAACAAGGTTGGCAGCGACCGCGATCACCATGCCCCAGACCAGGCCGAACAGGACGCCTGCCGCGACCCCGAACACCGACTCGGGCATCAGCACCGATGTGCCCAAAATCAGCAACACAGCAAACACGATCACGCCCCACGGACCCAGCCCGCCGATCCATGTCTGGAGCGCACCGATATGGACCTTGATCTGATC
The genomic region above belongs to Lysobacter avium and contains:
- a CDS encoding COG4705 family protein, which encodes MNTAVRDSLSKVPEVTFGFWLIKILATTLGETGGDAVSMSMNLGYLVSTAIFMGIFVAAVLMQISAKKFHPFVYWVTIIASTTVGTTLADFVDRSLGIGYPGGTIMLVALLVASLFAWYRSLGSIDVGSVHTPKAEGFYWLTIMFSQTLGTALGDWTADSAGLGYTGAALIFSGLLAVVALAYFFSRISHTVLFWAAFVLTRPLGAVVGDYLDKPTTSGGLEFSRYTASGLLLVAIVLLIVVIPQRAAEKSH
- a CDS encoding VIT1/CCC1 transporter family protein, which codes for MRHSERHRTHRTGWLRAAVLGANDGIVSTASLVLGVAAAGAGTKAILVAGVAGLVSGAMSMAAGEYVSVSSQADTERADLARESKELAANIGQEHEELVSIYIKRGLDRPLATSVATQLMAHDALGAHARDELGISETLTAKPVQAAFASAATFAAGAALPLLAALLIPETALMWGVAGCSLVFLAGLGLVAARAGGAPALPSVLRVAFWGALAMGLTTAVGSLFGAVG
- a CDS encoding TVP38/TMEM64 family protein, with the protein product MKRPASQLTTTGRAVRLLKRTDAGMLIAIVVAIVLLIVAGVVLGDQIKVHIGALQTWIGGLGPWGVIVFAVLLILGTSVLMPESVFGVAAGVLFGLVWGMVIAVAANLVAAAFQYALSRWLFRQRVQRAVDRRPSFLSIQRAVMKDQLWLQFLVRLTPINPASISYVLGATGVRFSAFMLACLGLLPHVGLEVYLGHAGEHLVEATQAGSRFRQGQDLVLAGGLVVGVIAIVIISRIARKAVLRAVAGHDHL